From the genome of Streptomyces sp. S4.7:
AGGTCGTTGAAGGACAGCAGCTGGACATCGACGGTGCGGGGCTTGGGGTGCCCGTGCCCGTGTCCGTGACCCTGCGCCCCGGCGGAGGGCGCGGCGGCGGCGAGTGCGCCCAGTGTGGCAAGTCCGGCTACGGCGGCGAGCACCCGCCGGGCCGCGCGATTCTTCTGCGGTGTCGCTGACATCGGTCCCCTTGTTGCTTCCGCTTGTAAGTTCCGTATGAGGAGGAACAGCTGCGAGCGGCAGCCTAGAGTCCACGCGCGTAGAGCAACAGGGGTGTACTGGTTACGACCTGGTTGCCAATGTCCGTCAAGGGGTGGACTGCGCGTATCACCCGTACGGCGGACACAACCGGACGGAGCCGATGGGCCGACAGACCGTTGGCCGAGTGCTCCTGGGGCCACATCGTGACCCACCCCCGGGACGGACACCCACCGCCCTTGAATGTGGAATCCGGAAGCCGGGCGAACTCGTGGGTGCGCCGTACCCTCGGTGCATGACTGATACGGCAGCCCTCGACCCGGGCCGGCAGATCGAGACCCTCGACGAGATCAACCCCGAGCAGGCGCGGGCCGTACTCGCGCTGCTCGACGACGCGGCCCGTTCCGACGGTGTGCAAGCGGTGTCCGAGCAGGGGCGGTTGCAGTTGCGCGGGGGGCCGAGGGCCGGGGTGCGGCATTTTCTGCTGACCGTCGGTGGGGAGTTGCTCGGGTACGCCCAGCTGGAGGACACCGATCCCGTCGAGGCGCCGGCCGCCGAGCTGGTCGTGCACCCGTCGCACCGGGGACGTGGGCACGGGCGCGCCCTCGGGGCCGCGTTGCTCGCCGCTTCCGGGAAGCGGCTGCGGGTGTGGGCGCACGGCGGCAAGTCCGCCGCCCGGCATCTGGCGCAGGTGCTCGGGCTGAGCATGTTCCGGGAACTGCGGCAGTTGCGGCGGCCGTTGGAGCCGCTGGACATCCCCGAGCCGGTCCTGCCCGACGGCGTCACCGTGCGTACCTTCGTGCCCGGCCGGGACGACGCCGCCTGGCTCGCCGTCAACGCCGCCGCCTTCGCACACCACCCCGAGCAGGGCGGACTCACGCAGCGCGATCTCGACGACCGCGAGGCGGAGCCGTGGTTCGACCCGAAGGGCTTCTTCCTGGCCGAGCGGGAGGGCGGGCTCGTGGGCTTCCACTGGACCAAGGTGCACGCCGCCGAACAGCTCGGCGAGGTGTACGTCGTCGGCATCAGCCCCGACGCGCGGGGCGGCGGACTCGGCAAGGCGCTCACCGCGATCGGGCTGCGGCACCTGGCGTCGCTGGGCCTGCCGACCGCGATGCTCTACGTCGACGCGGACAACACGGCCGCGGTGACGGTCTACGAGCGCCTGGGCTTCGTGACGCACGAGGTGGACCTCATGTACCGCACGGAGTCGTAGCGCGGCGGCCAAGCACCCCGAGGGGCGGTGAAGTTGACACCGCCCCTTCTTCACCCCATGCTTTCACTACTTCCCTAGTGAAAGGGTGCTTGCGGGTGATCGAATACCGCATCGACCGGCGCAGCGGTGTCGCCACATACCTCCAGATCGTCCAGCAGACCAAACAGGCCCTCCGCCTCGGCCTGCTGGAGCCCGGCGACAGACTGCCCACGGCACGCGAGGTCGTGGAAGCCACGGCCATCAATCCCAACACCGTCCTCAAGGCCTACCGCGAACTGGAGCGCGAGGGCCTGGCCGAAGGACGCCGCGGGCTGGGGACCTTCGTAAGCGGCACCCTCGGCGGCGGCGCCGCCGACAGCCCGCTGCGGGCCGAACTCCGCGCCGAACTCACCACCTGGGTCGAACGGGCCCGCACCGGAGGGCTGGAGAGGGACGACCTGTCCGCCCTCTTCGACTCCGTCCTCGCGGAACTCGCGGACCGCTTCACGGAGCCGACCGGCACAGGCGCCACGACCGGCGCCACGACCGGCACCGCCACCAGCAGCACGACCAGCACCACGACCAAGGGGGAATACTCATGACAGCCGCGGCGATCGAGGCGGCCGGCCTCGGCAAGCGCTACGGGAAACGGCGCGGCTGGGCCCTGCGCGAGTGTTCCTTCCGGGTGCCCGCCGGCCGTATCTGCGCCCTCGTCGGGCCCAACGGCGCGGGCAAGTCCACCCTGCTCGCCCAGGCGGCGGGACTGCTCCCGGCCACCGAGGGCGGCGTCCGGGTCCTCGGCGAGCACCCGGCCGACGTCCGCGACCGGATCGCGTACGTCGCCCAGGACAAGCCCCTCTACGGGCAGTTGACGATCCGCGACACCCTGCGCATGGGCGACGAACTCAACCCCGGCCGGTGGGACGCCGACGCCGCCGAGCGGATTGTCACCGAGGGACGGCTCGACCTCGGCGTACGCGTCCGTACGCTCTCCGGCGGCCAGCGCACCCGGGTCGCCCTCGCGCTCGCCCTCGGCAAGCGGCCCGAACTCATGCTGCTGGACGAGCCGATGGCCGACCTCGACCCGCTCGCCCGCCATCAGCTCATGGGCACGCTCATGGCGGAGGCCGCCACGCACGGCACCACCGTCGTGATCTCGTCGCACATCCTCACCGAACTGGAAGGCACCTGCGACTATCTGCTGCTCCTCGACGACGGCCGGATCCGGCTCGGCGGCGAGACCGAGGACCTGCTGACCGCGCACCGGCTGATCACCGGCCCCGTACGCGGCCTGGCCCCGCACACGGTCGTGGACACCCGCACCACCGGCCGCCAGATCACCGCGCTGATCCGCCCCGACGGACCGGTCGGCCACGACTGGCAGACCGTGGAACCTTCCCTGGAGGAACTGTTGCTCGCCCACCTGCGCTCCCCGGGCGCGCCCGTGCTGCTGACGCCGAGCGCGGAGTTGAGCACCCTCCGCACCCTCGCCGCCG
Proteins encoded in this window:
- the mshD gene encoding mycothiol synthase → MTDTAALDPGRQIETLDEINPEQARAVLALLDDAARSDGVQAVSEQGRLQLRGGPRAGVRHFLLTVGGELLGYAQLEDTDPVEAPAAELVVHPSHRGRGHGRALGAALLAASGKRLRVWAHGGKSAARHLAQVLGLSMFRELRQLRRPLEPLDIPEPVLPDGVTVRTFVPGRDDAAWLAVNAAAFAHHPEQGGLTQRDLDDREAEPWFDPKGFFLAEREGGLVGFHWTKVHAAEQLGEVYVVGISPDARGGGLGKALTAIGLRHLASLGLPTAMLYVDADNTAAVTVYERLGFVTHEVDLMYRTES
- a CDS encoding GntR family transcriptional regulator, with translation MIEYRIDRRSGVATYLQIVQQTKQALRLGLLEPGDRLPTAREVVEATAINPNTVLKAYRELEREGLAEGRRGLGTFVSGTLGGGAADSPLRAELRAELTTWVERARTGGLERDDLSALFDSVLAELADRFTEPTGTGATTGATTGTATSSTTSTTTKGEYS
- a CDS encoding ABC transporter ATP-binding protein; protein product: MTAAAIEAAGLGKRYGKRRGWALRECSFRVPAGRICALVGPNGAGKSTLLAQAAGLLPATEGGVRVLGEHPADVRDRIAYVAQDKPLYGQLTIRDTLRMGDELNPGRWDADAAERIVTEGRLDLGVRVRTLSGGQRTRVALALALGKRPELMLLDEPMADLDPLARHQLMGTLMAEAATHGTTVVISSHILTELEGTCDYLLLLDDGRIRLGGETEDLLTAHRLITGPVRGLAPHTVVDTRTTGRQITALIRPDGPVGHDWQTVEPSLEELLLAHLRSPGAPVLLTPSAELSTLRTLAAEVTA